Genomic segment of Ictalurus furcatus strain D&B chromosome 9, Billie_1.0, whole genome shotgun sequence:
TCAgttataatttattaaagaaaaaaaatttctattattttattgaaCTCGTAGCTCCGCCCTCCACTTGTGCactaatattgtgtgtgtgtgtgtgtgtgtgtgtgtgtgtgtgtgtgtgtgtgtgttatttcccCTCCTCAGCTGAAGGAAGCGTTCTCTAAAGTTCCTTCTCATCATGTCGGTGCTCCTCTGATGATCAGAACCCTCGGCCCACTTCACTGGGTGAGTTTAACTCCCCGATGCCCCGGGGTTGgtgggcttgtttttttttttttttttcttttttgcatttgcTTGGTTTTAATGGActgcactttctttctttctttctttctttctttctttttttttcaggaaaaaatTGAAGCTATTAACCAATCTCTTGTGAACGAGTACGAGGTGAGGAGGAAAATGTTACTGAAGCGTCTGGACGTGACGGTTCAGTCCTTCGGCTGGTCGGACAGAGCCAAGGTGTGTTTACtgtccgatccctcagacgatTTTGTGAATCTTGAGGAaaacaaaatctctctctctctctcaaaaacagAACACTTTTCACACTCGAAATAGTTTAATAGGAGTCGTAATAGGTTAATGAATTGGAGTCGTAATAGGTTAGCTGGAGTAGTGATAGTTTACAGTAACCCAGCTTTAAGATCTGAAAGTGAATATTGGTTTTATTTTAGtaactgtttttatatttttatgacatttACTTTATATTCTCATTGAATTTCCGTTTCATTTCGGtggatattttattatattggtGTAGAGTTCACCTTATAATTCTACTTTATTATATCTCAGTGGAATTTCCATCATGTCTTAATAATTTAAGTCGAATAGTAGCTGAGGTCTGAAAGTGAAAAGACTGAAAATGAAGATTTTTGTCCCGAACGTTTACTCAACATCACAAATCATCTCTTTAATTAGGAAATAATTTCATATCGTAAGTCGTCTGTgccaaatattatttataatttcaaCCTAATTcagcttttctttaaaaaaacaaaaaacttccgAGATTTATTCATagaatttattaaatgtttaaatgactaaATACCTTAAATAATGTCATGTgaaattttcttcattttatttttatttgttggttAATAAAAGTTTAAACGGGTGatttttctgatttaaaaatggtttaagtcaatctccttttttttttggtataatGAGCAGTTTTTGAGGATAAAAATGATTACTTTCTCATGTTTAAAGCCTctcatttacatcattcataattaattaacacaaataattatttatcCTGAAATcacacaatttaaataatattctcTAAATAATTTCACAGAATTAGAACTTTATCAGGAGGGACGCAATAAAACTATTCTGTTCTCACGCGAAATTCATCTCGCCCTTACTTCGTTTACTGCTGCGCCTCGCGTGTCGTTTCCATGGTGATGATGGAAATGATTCACACGTTGAATATTGACCAGGTTTACATTCATTAcggtctatatatatatatatatatatatatatatatatataaattgaaaAAGAAGATTTTAAGATTAAAAGTCTGGGTCTGGATGAATTAAATCACGTTTATAAAGTGATCGAATATGTGGTTTTAATGagaatttaataaaatgaaaaataaactaatttattttattagaaataCATCTTAAGGTTCAGGAAATGCCTGTATACATGACATAAACAAATCACCAAGAAACATCAAAGCTGTCGAAGTTATGCTTTTTAAACTTATGCTgaaataatgttttcatttcttattcTCGACCTTGTACGTGgtgtaaataaatactgttCCCAACACGTGAAAAACGCAAGCGATTTCTTTTCCACCTGCTCTTTCTTCCATATTTTCTTAGAGCCACACTGAGAAGTTGGCGAAAGTGTATCAGCCCCTGCGTTCAGCGCTCGCCTTTAAGAGCAGAGTGTGTGTCGCTCACCTTCTCGCCGCCAGAGAGGACTTATCCAAAATCCTGCGCACGAGCAGCGGCCAGACCCGAGAGAAAACCTCCTGCGCCATCAACAAGGTAAACGAGTGTTTATCCGAGTATCTCCGAGTAAATAAGATCTTATTACATCACAGCGCTGCTGAGtcctggactgtgattggtcagaaggtggtgattagttttctataacagcggctctgacagtagcgcaggtttatattaacacgctcgttctgattataatacgttatggtttctatagtaacggctcgttcacagcgGAAAAGTTTTCTCCAgcgtaaggagatgtttatgtaacgtttatggaaggagtctccagtgtcagaggtataGCTTTAACTAGAAGCTacacttctttgcggtttctcgttAACATGAGAAGCTgcattgttgttattgttgttgttgttgttgtttttttttttgtttgtttgttttttgccttattaaattcaagtgagagaggaaaaaaaaacagagaggctGTTTTTACCTGGTGTAATGTGAGAATattcaatgtaactataaatggataaaaagtacaactgtCTAAGCTGAAAAACTAAATACAGAATTTTCACTTAATTATTTGCAAAATTTGAATTCTATTTGAATTCTAAAGACGTTAttgtattggggggggggggtgggtgaGTGGAGTACTAGTGAACACCAGATTTTTAAATCAGCAGTCCACAAGAGGGCGCAATGCATAAATACAAACTAAACGGGCtgttgtatattgtttatttttaaagtaaagtgCGTAAATTGATCAAATCAGAAGATTTAACTTCGACGCTCTCAGGCAGCTCCAGTGTTAATTTCACTCTGGTTTTAGTCGTGGTTTTAGTCTCCTGACGAAAAGATCCTTTAAATTTAGTCAGTGTTTCGTCAtcgtatttatttcttttagttCATTTTACTCTGAATAAAACGGCTAAAATGAATATTAGTCATTTTAGAAAATGCAAACATGAAACCGAATATTcgcacattttatatattacctTAAACACGCATCAAGAAAAACACGTGAACGTTTTCAACggtgtgttttcattcagaTGGGTGCCGGTGCTCGCTTCACATCTTGAATTAGAATGTTTTCGCATTCGAATGCGCGTTTTTAGCTTAAACTCCACGGATATCCAAAGGTGGAATTTTAACCTGACGGCCCGAGAGCAGGCGAGAGGACAGGACCGGCGCTAACGGCTAAAACGTCGGTGtcattcattcttatgtaaacaaacgcGCACGTAAACACAACGGGCGATATCAAGGGCAGGAAAAACGATCGAGGTCACGTCCGCGTATCCTACGATAAACCGATGACGTGATTATATGTGAAACCCTGTGCGTGTTCGCAAAAAGTCTGTACGTTCGGCTCGGTTTCAGATTCCGTCCAACTTCCTTAACTCTGATTCCGGCAGGTTCTGATGGGACGTGTTCCAGATCGTGGAGGAAGACCGAACGAAATCGAGCCTCCTCCTCCGGAGATGCCGACGTGGCAGAAACGACAAGACGGACCAACAGGGGGCGGCGGAGGGCGAGGGGGAGGCAGGGGTGGCTACGATCAGCACCAAGGAGGACGAGGAGGGGGTGGAAGAGGGGATAAAGGGGGTAAAGTACAAGGAGGCTGGTCAGACGGTGGGAATCAGGGTCATTATCaagatggaggaagaggaggatacCGTGGAGGCTACCATGCTGGGCAACAAGGGCAAGGAGGGCCAGGATATCAAGGGGGGCACCAAGGTCAAGGATACCAAGGTGGAGGGGGGCATCAGGGGCAAGGATACCAAGGTAGAGGGGGTCAACAAAGTCAAGGATACCAAAGTGGAGGGTACCAAGGAGGGCATCAGGGGCAAGGATACCAAGGTGGAGGGTATCAAGGGCAGGGATTCTCTGGTGGAGGTTACCAAGGGGGGCAGCAAGGGCAAGAAGGTGGTAACAAAGGTCACTACCAAGATGGAGGGCGACAGCAGGAGCGAGGAGGAGGTAGAGGGGGTCGTGGAGGGCGAGGACGAGGAGGACGAGGTGGGCAAAGCGGAGGCTGGGGTGGTAGAGGGGGGCAGAATTTTAACCAAGGAGGGCAATTTGAGCAGTTCTTCCAACATGGCGGGCAGCAGTATAGCCAGGCAGGGTTCGGGCAGGGGTTTTACTCCAGCTGAGTTAGCAAGAGATCATCAGGAAATGAGATTT
This window contains:
- the fam98a gene encoding protein FAM98A yields the protein MENDILDSLEDLGYQGPLLEDVSLQAAVSGGAASPEFTKLCAWLVSELKLYCRLEENVHATNCPSEAEGFQLEMSGLLTELACPYSCLTRGDVTHRLLNAKDCQLLLTFLISELEAARMMLVNAPQRKAAEDGGGGGGGPVGCSELFLELKGICVALGMSKPPPNITMFQFFSGIEKKLKEAFSKVPSHHVGAPLMIRTLGPLHWEKIEAINQSLVNEYEVRRKMLLKRLDVTVQSFGWSDRAKSHTEKLAKVYQPLRSALAFKSRVCVAHLLAAREDLSKILRTSSGQTREKTSCAINKVLMGRVPDRGGRPNEIEPPPPEMPTWQKRQDGPTGGGGGRGGGRGGYDQHQGGRGGGGRGDKGGKVQGGWSDGGNQGHYQDGGRGGYRGGYHAGQQGQGGPGYQGGHQGQGYQGGGGHQGQGYQGRGGQQSQGYQSGGYQGGHQGQGYQGGGYQGQGFSGGGYQGGQQGQEGGNKGHYQDGGRQQERGGGRGGRGGRGRGGRGGQSGGWGGRGGQNFNQGGQFEQFFQHGGQQYSQAGFGQGFYSS